Genomic window (Synechococcus sp. LA31):
GAACGAGGCTGGCCACCACCACGCCGGCGGCCAGGCAGAGCGACCAGGCAAACGCAGATTGCATCGGGGCTAAACGCCGTTGGGCCGGCGGTTGGAATCAGCCTCCTTTTCTAGGGTGGGCCAAGTTCCCACCGTTGCCGCTGTTCTGCCCATGGCCGACACCTATTCCTTCGACGTGGTTTCCGACTTCGACCGTCAAGAGCTGGTGAATGCCATCGACCAGGCCCGCCGTGACGTGTCGACCCGCTACGACCTCAAGGACTCCAACACCGAGATCGATCTGGAGGAGGCCAGCTTCACGATCACCACGGCTAGCGACATGACCCTGCAGGCGGTGGAGGATGTGCTGCGCCAGAAAGCCACCAAGCGCAATCTTTCGCTGAAGATCTTCGATTTCCAGACTCCCGAGCCCGTGGGCGGCAACCGGGTGAAGCAAGAGGTGAAGCTGCGTAAGGGCCTTAGCCAGGAGCTGGCCAAGAAGCTCAGCAAAACCGTGCGGGATGAGCTCAAGAAGGTCACGGTGGCCATCCAGGGCGACACCCTGCGGGTGACGGGCAAGAACAAAGACGACCTCCAGGCCGCCATCAATCTGCTCAAGGCTCAGGATGTGGAGGTGCCTCTTCAATTCCAGAACTACCGCTGAAGGGCAGCGGCAGCATCTGGATCTCCGGGAGGTGCGAGGCCAACTGGCACAGCCTGTGGTGCAGGGTGGTGGCCAGTTGCTTGAACTGCGGCGTGGAGGCAAACTCCCGCCGCACCACCAGCACTTCCCCCGAGTTCACCGGCAATTGCAGTGCTAGTCGCTGCATCGCCGGGCCCAGCAGCTCCAGGCTCAGCGCTGTTCCGTAGCCGATTGTGAGCTCCTGCTCAGTTTTGCCTTCCCACAGCTGCCGCTTGTAGCGCCGCATTCGCACCGGTGAGCTCCATAGGCCAACCTCCTTCAGAGCGGCCTCCACCAGGGGGTAGGCACCTTGCGGCAGCGCCAGGCTCGGGTAGGGGCGCAGATCCTCAAAGCTGATGCTGCTGCGCTGGAGCAGCGGATGGCCGGGCTGCACCAAGCAGTGCACCGGCATCTGGCAAAGGCTGATGCTGGTGAGCTCCGGGTCATCGGGCTCCGGTACATCCGGCAGGCCTGCTAGCCATACATCCACAACTCGCTCGCGTAGCAGCGCGAAATTGCGCGCGATGCCCACGATGTTGCAGAGCCCCAGCACCCACCCTGGCGGTACCGGTTCGCAGAGCAACGGACCCGACCAATAGGTGCCCTCCAGCCGAAGGGCACGATGGCCGCGCCAGCGGGCCAGCTGATGCACCTGCCGTTCGGCTGCCAGCAAAGGTGCATCACCGATGAGGTCCCATTCCCCCTCGAGTTTTCTCACGTCAACGTCAAACACCCGCAGGCAGCGGCGGGCCTGCCGCGAGACCGACGACTGGCTCAGTGCGAACCGCTCTGCCACCGCCTCACCTGAGCGCAACCACAGCAAACCATCGAGTGCGGCCAGGCTGTCTTGGTCGATCACGGCTCTCAGCAAGCGGGGCTGAATTCAATCAGTCGGCAGGGTGAATTCAGCAGGGTTTCTAAGATTCTTCTTGCCGAACAAGGCGGTGAATGGCTTCGGCTGGCTGGCGCTTTTGGATTGATCGTGGTGGCACGTTCACCGATGTGGTGGGGTGCACGCCGCAAGGTGTTCTGCAGGTGACCAAGGTGCTCTCGGAGCAGCCTGAGCAACAGGGTGATCCAGCGGTGAATGCTCTGCGGGCCATGCTTGGCCTGCCAGAGGCGGCAGCCCCGATCCCCGTTGGCTTGATCGAGGAGGTGCGGCTCGGCACCACGGTGGCGACTAATGCATTTCTTGAGCGCAAGGGAGCGCCGAGCCTGCTGCTGCTCAACAGCGGTTTGGCGGATCTGTTGGTGATCGGTGATCAGCACCGGCCCGATCTGTTTGCCCTGGCGATTGAACGTCTGGAGCCTTTGGCGGAGCAGGTGCTGGAGGTGAAGGGGCGCCTCGCTGCGGATGGCGCTGAGCTCGAGCCGTTGCAGCTGGATGATCACTTGGCTGATCAGTTGCAAGCCGCCCGTTCAGCCGGGGTGCGCAGCGTGGCTGTGGCGTTGCTGCACAGCGTGACCAATCCTGCCCATGAGCTGGCCCTGGGCCGTTGGCTGGAGCGCTTTCGCTTTGAGCAGATTGCGCTCTCTCATCAGGTGAGCCCGCTGCCGCGGCTGGTGCCGCGGGCGCATACAAGTGTGCTTGAGGCCTACGTGGGGCCTGTGCTGCAGAGCTATCTGCAGCGGGTGCAACAGGCCCTCGGCCCCGCTGTGCCGCTGCAGGTGATGCGCTCCAGCGGTGTGCTGGCGGAGCCAGGAGCTCTGCACGCCAAAGACACCATCCTTTCGGGGCCTGCGGGCGGCCTGGTGGGGGCCGTGCGCACGGCTGCCATGGCTGGTTTTAGCCGCATCGTGGGCTTCGATATGGGCGGCACCTCCACCGATGTTTGCTATTGCGATGGGCCCTGGCCCCGACGCGATCAGGTGGAGCTGGCCGGATTGCCGATCCAGGCACCGATGCTCGACATCCACACGGTGGCCGCCGGTGGTGGCTCGCGGTTGCAGTTCGATGGTCTGCGGCTGACGGTGGGGCCTGACTCGGCTGGTGCCAACCCCGGCCCCGCCTGCTACCGCCGCGGCGGGCCTCTCACCATCACCGACGCCAATCTGCTGCTGGGTCGTCTCAGGCCTGCATTCTTCCCCGCGTTATTTGGCGCCGGTGGGGATCAGCCCATTGATGCAGAGGTGGTGCAGCAGGGATTTGCGCAGCTGGCCGAGGCGATGGGCTGCAGCCCGGAGCAGGCAGCCGAGGGGGCGTTAACGGTGGCGCTGGAGCGAATGGCTGAGGCGATCCGCCGCGTTTCGATTGAGCGCGGCCATGATCTGCGCGAGGCGGTGCTCTGCAGCTTTGGTGGCGCCGGTGGGCAACATGCCTGCGCCCTGGCCGATCTGCTGGGGATGCGCCAGGTGCTGTTGCATCCACTGGCGGGAGTGCTCTCGGCTTATGGGATCGGCCTGGCCGAAGAAGGCCGCCTGCTGGAGCAGCCGGTGGGCATGCCCCTCAGCGCGGCGCTGCTGCCCCTGCTCGAGCAACGGGCCAGCAGCTTGCTGGCCCAGCACGGGGTGTTACCGCTTCCTGAGGGGATGGCGATGCAGCGCACCCTGCAGCTGCGCTTGGCCGGCAGCGACCACACCCTGCCGGTGCCCTGGCCTGAACACACCTCACTACAGGCGTTGCTTGATGGCTTTGCGCGGCTCTATCGCCAGAGTTTCGGCTATGTGTCTGCCCAGCTGCCGGTGGTGGATCGCATCAGCCTTGAGCTCCATCGGCCCCAGGATCCGGTGGCGCTGCAACCGCTGCCGGAGGCCTTTGGCGCTGCCCCGCAACCGATCAGCTTGTATGTGCAGGGCGAGTGGCGGCCGGCGCAGCTCGTTCAACGCCAGCACCTGCGTCTCGGCCAGCGGCTGGCGGGGCCTGCCCTGATTAGTGAAGCCACCGGCACCATCCTGGTGCCGCCCGGCTGGAGCGGCCAATGCCTCGAGGCTGGGGTGTTGCTCTTGGAGCAGCAGGCAGCACCTGCGCAGGTGCTGCCCGAAGCATCTGGCCTCGATCCGATCAGCCTGGAGTTGTTTAGCCATCGCTTCATGGCGATCGCCGAACAGATGGGCACCCGGCTGCAGCAAACCAGCGCCTCGGTGAATATCCGCGAGCGGCTTGATTTTTCCTGCGCCCTGTTTGATGCCTGCGGCCAGCTGGTGGCCAACGCGCCCCATATTCCCGTGCACCTGGGTTCGATGGGGGAAAGCGTGCTGGCGCTCCTCGCCGCGATAGCGCGTGGTGATCACCAGCCGCTCGCGCCCGGGGATGCAGTGGTGTCTAACAACCCGTTCAACGGCGGCACCCATCTGCCGGATCTCACCTTGATCACGCCGGTGTTCTGGGCGGACCAGATGGTGGCGTTTGTGGCCTGCCGGGGTCATCACGCTGATGTGGGCGGCATCACCCCGGGTTCGATGCCACCCCACAGCACCAGCATCGAGCAGGAGGGCCTGCTGTTCGACAACGTGCCGTTGCTGCACAACGGTGAATGGTTGGAGGCGATGTGGCGTGAACGGCTCACAACGGGAGCCTTTCCTGCGCGCAACCCCGACCTTGTGCTCGCCGATCTTCAGGCGCAGCTGGCTGCCAATCAGTTGGGGGTGGAGCGCTTGCAAGCCTTGATGGCAGCCCAAGGCACCGATCGGGTGCAGCGGGCAATGCTCCAGGTGCAAGCCCATGCCGCTGAGGCCGTGCGGAGGGTGATCGGCCGCCTGAACAGCGGCAGTGCGCGTGTGGAGCTTGATGCAGGCCTGCAGATCGCGGTGGCGGTGCAGGTGGATCAGGCCAAGCGCTGTGTGCGCATCGATTTCAGCGGCACCTCAGCCCAACAGGCCAGCAACCTCAATGCCCCGCTGGCCGTCACCAAGGCGGTGGTGCTCTATGTGTTTCGCACCCTGGTGCAGCAACCGATTCCGCTGAATGCCGGCTGCTTTGAACCCCTGGAGTTGGTGGTGCCACCGGGCTGTCTGCTCAATCCGGCTCCCCCGGCTGCGGTGGTGGCTGGCAATGTGGAAACCTCACAGGCGGTTGCCAATGCGTTGTTTGCTGCTCTGGGGGTGATGGCCGCGGCCCAGGGAACGATGAACAACCTCAGCTTCGGCAATGGGCGCTGCCAGTACTACGAAACGATTTGCGGCGGCACTGGTGCCGGAGAGGGATTTGATGGCGCTTCGGCGGTGCAATCTCACATGACCAACTCCCGCCTTACCGATCCAGAGATCCTCGAACAGCGCCTACCGGTGCGGCTCGAGCGTTTCGCCATCCGCCGCGGTAGTGGCGGAAGCGGCCGCTGGCGAGGTGGCCATGGTGCTGTGCGGGAGCTGCAGGCGCTCGAGCCGCTCACCCTTTCGCTCTTGAGTGGTAGCCGCCGCGTGCCCCCCTTTGGTTTGAATGGAGGTGGCGCAGGGGCGTGCGGCGAAAACTGGCTGTTGCGCCGGGATCAGCAGCCTGAGCGCCTCGCCGGATCCACTGCTGTGGAGCTGGCTGCGGGGGATCGGGTGCGGGTGCTCACCCCTGGTGGCGGTGGCTTCGGGGCAGCAGCTCCAAACTGATCCCAGTCCGCGCTCCATCTCGCTGTGCTGCATCACCGGCTCTTCACGGTCTGCGCAGCAGCTCTGCTGGCCTCTCCTGCCCACGCCAATTTGCTTCAGGAGCGCTCCCAGCGCTTCCACCCGATCGAATCGGGCGGCGGCATGGTGGCGGCGCAAGAAGCCCAGGCCGCCGCCGTGGGTGCGGCGATCCTTAAGCGGGGCGGCAATGCCGTGGATGCTGCGGTGGCTACCTCGTTTGCCTTGGCGGTCACCTTGCCCCAGGCCGGCAACCTTGGCGGTGGTGGCTTTCTGGTGCTGTGGCTTCCGCGCACAGGCCCGATCAGCACGTGTCCGGCCGTGGCACGCTCCACCCCCTTGCCGGAAACGATCGCGCTCGGCCGCGGCGAGGCAGTGGCGCTCAACTTCCGCGAAACGGCGCCCCAGGCGGCCCGTGAGGATCTCTTCCTCAATCCCGATGGCAGCGTGAACCGCCAGCGTGCGCTGCGCAGCCTGCTGAGCACAGGCGTGCCGGGAACGGTGGCCGGTCTGACCCAGGTGCAAGCGCGCTATGGCTGTTTGCCGCTGCAGGTGGTGATGCAGCCTGCGGTCGACCTGGCCGAGCGCGGCTTTCCGGTGGGAGCTGAGCTCAGCGCCTCACTCCAGGCGGCTGCTCCTCTGCTCAAGGCTGATCCCGCCAGTGCTCGTCAATTTTTCAAGGCCGATGGGGAGGCCTACCAGCCGGGCGACATCCTGCGGCAACCGCAACTCGCAGCCAGTCTTCGCTGCATCGCCCAAGACGGAGCGTCCTGTTTCTATGCCGGCAAGCTGGCTGGTCAGCTTGCCTCGCTGATGCAGGGGGGTGGCGGATTGATCACGGCGGCCGACTTGGCGGCCTACCGAGCTCCCTGGGCTACACCTCTGCAGGGTCAGTTTCATGGCCACCGGGTGCTCACCATGCCGCCGCCAAGCGGCGGCGGCGCCACGTTGCTTCAGCTGCTCAAGGTGTTGGAGCCCCTGGATCTGGCCACCAGCGGAATAAACAGTGCTGCCACGATTCACCTGATGGCGGAGGCGATGAACCTCGCCTATCGCGATCGCAATGTTCTGCTGGGCGATCCCGACCAGGTGGTGATGCCACTCAACCGGCTCCTCAGCGATCGCTATGCCACGGAGCAACGCCGACGCATTCGCCTTGATCGCCACCGCCCTGCGGCGGAGCTCGAGGCTGAGCCGAGGCCGTCTGGTGAAGGAACCAACACCACCCATCTTTCGGTGGTGGACCGTGATGGCGGACTGGTGGCCACCACCACCACACTCAACACCGCCTATGGCAACGGCATCACGGTGCCTGGGGCGGGCTTCCTGCTCAACAACGAGATGGATGACTTCACAGCCAAGCCGGGTGTGCCGAATGCCTATGGCCTGCGCCAGGGGCGTCAGAACGCCATTGCCCCTGGTCGACGGCCTCTCAGTTCGATGACCCCCACCCTGGTGTTCCGCCCGGATGGCGCACCCCTACTGGCCACGGGCAGCCC
Coding sequences:
- a CDS encoding YajQ family cyclic di-GMP-binding protein, with the protein product MADTYSFDVVSDFDRQELVNAIDQARRDVSTRYDLKDSNTEIDLEEASFTITTASDMTLQAVEDVLRQKATKRNLSLKIFDFQTPEPVGGNRVKQEVKLRKGLSQELAKKLSKTVRDELKKVTVAIQGDTLRVTGKNKDDLQAAINLLKAQDVEVPLQFQNYR
- a CDS encoding LysR substrate-binding domain-containing protein, encoding MIDQDSLAALDGLLWLRSGEAVAERFALSQSSVSRQARRCLRVFDVDVRKLEGEWDLIGDAPLLAAERQVHQLARWRGHRALRLEGTYWSGPLLCEPVPPGWVLGLCNIVGIARNFALLRERVVDVWLAGLPDVPEPDDPELTSISLCQMPVHCLVQPGHPLLQRSSISFEDLRPYPSLALPQGAYPLVEAALKEVGLWSSPVRMRRYKRQLWEGKTEQELTIGYGTALSLELLGPAMQRLALQLPVNSGEVLVVRREFASTPQFKQLATTLHHRLCQLASHLPEIQMLPLPFSGSSGIEEAPPHPEP
- a CDS encoding hydantoinase B/oxoprolinase family protein, producing the protein MASAGWRFWIDRGGTFTDVVGCTPQGVLQVTKVLSEQPEQQGDPAVNALRAMLGLPEAAAPIPVGLIEEVRLGTTVATNAFLERKGAPSLLLLNSGLADLLVIGDQHRPDLFALAIERLEPLAEQVLEVKGRLAADGAELEPLQLDDHLADQLQAARSAGVRSVAVALLHSVTNPAHELALGRWLERFRFEQIALSHQVSPLPRLVPRAHTSVLEAYVGPVLQSYLQRVQQALGPAVPLQVMRSSGVLAEPGALHAKDTILSGPAGGLVGAVRTAAMAGFSRIVGFDMGGTSTDVCYCDGPWPRRDQVELAGLPIQAPMLDIHTVAAGGGSRLQFDGLRLTVGPDSAGANPGPACYRRGGPLTITDANLLLGRLRPAFFPALFGAGGDQPIDAEVVQQGFAQLAEAMGCSPEQAAEGALTVALERMAEAIRRVSIERGHDLREAVLCSFGGAGGQHACALADLLGMRQVLLHPLAGVLSAYGIGLAEEGRLLEQPVGMPLSAALLPLLEQRASSLLAQHGVLPLPEGMAMQRTLQLRLAGSDHTLPVPWPEHTSLQALLDGFARLYRQSFGYVSAQLPVVDRISLELHRPQDPVALQPLPEAFGAAPQPISLYVQGEWRPAQLVQRQHLRLGQRLAGPALISEATGTILVPPGWSGQCLEAGVLLLEQQAAPAQVLPEASGLDPISLELFSHRFMAIAEQMGTRLQQTSASVNIRERLDFSCALFDACGQLVANAPHIPVHLGSMGESVLALLAAIARGDHQPLAPGDAVVSNNPFNGGTHLPDLTLITPVFWADQMVAFVACRGHHADVGGITPGSMPPHSTSIEQEGLLFDNVPLLHNGEWLEAMWRERLTTGAFPARNPDLVLADLQAQLAANQLGVERLQALMAAQGTDRVQRAMLQVQAHAAEAVRRVIGRLNSGSARVELDAGLQIAVAVQVDQAKRCVRIDFSGTSAQQASNLNAPLAVTKAVVLYVFRTLVQQPIPLNAGCFEPLELVVPPGCLLNPAPPAAVVAGNVETSQAVANALFAALGVMAAAQGTMNNLSFGNGRCQYYETICGGTGAGEGFDGASAVQSHMTNSRLTDPEILEQRLPVRLERFAIRRGSGGSGRWRGGHGAVRELQALEPLTLSLLSGSRRVPPFGLNGGGAGACGENWLLRRDQQPERLAGSTAVELAAGDRVRVLTPGGGGFGAAAPN
- the ggt gene encoding gamma-glutamyltransferase, whose product is MLHHRLFTVCAAALLASPAHANLLQERSQRFHPIESGGGMVAAQEAQAAAVGAAILKRGGNAVDAAVATSFALAVTLPQAGNLGGGGFLVLWLPRTGPISTCPAVARSTPLPETIALGRGEAVALNFRETAPQAAREDLFLNPDGSVNRQRALRSLLSTGVPGTVAGLTQVQARYGCLPLQVVMQPAVDLAERGFPVGAELSASLQAAAPLLKADPASARQFFKADGEAYQPGDILRQPQLAASLRCIAQDGASCFYAGKLAGQLASLMQGGGGLITAADLAAYRAPWATPLQGQFHGHRVLTMPPPSGGGATLLQLLKVLEPLDLATSGINSAATIHLMAEAMNLAYRDRNVLLGDPDQVVMPLNRLLSDRYATEQRRRIRLDRHRPAAELEAEPRPSGEGTNTTHLSVVDRDGGLVATTTTLNTAYGNGITVPGAGFLLNNEMDDFTAKPGVPNAYGLRQGRQNAIAPGRRPLSSMTPTLVFRPDGAPLLATGSPGGSRIITTVLQVLLNRLIHRLNLASAVAMPRIHSQLWPDQISIEQGISPDTLRLLLQKGHAVKLVPAMGSANSVEVRYGVESPVALPMGSYGVADPRRLDAAAVRERP